In Besnoitia besnoiti strain Bb-Ger1 chromosome I, whole genome shotgun sequence, the genomic window ATAGTATTCACAGCGATACCGCCCGCCATGCGAACCAAGGGTGTGCGACCTGGTCAAGCAGCACGTTGTCTCCCCAGTATGAGATATTTCAGACCCACGGGCTCGGGCAAAACATCGAAACCGCCCCCGAAATAGATTCCATGCACGGATTTCCTTCATTTTTGTGCGGACCTGCAGACCACACACGAGCAGCAGTGATCTCTCTCGCGTCAGACGGCCTAAGTGGCTCGCCATCGTAACAGGTCTTCGACCGCAGCACAAGCGGGGAGAGCAGCGGTGCTCCGGCACCCGGATGCAGGCGAAAAGTCTGACTGACGCAATCGCAGCAATAAATAAGCGTTATCGACGGCTCTGAAGACAGCGTGTGGCGCGTTGAGTCCAATGTGGTCGGTGAAGAGAGAGCGATGGCCCCGGCTGGGACGCGCACCGAGGAGTTCACTCCAAGCACATGCAAATGACTCTGAAAAACAACCCTACTGAACCTACAAGAAAAAGGTGGCAATATAAATATACTGAGAACTCCTTATGGCAATAGGGTTAGCAGAGGTAAGAGCGGTCAGTTCTATAAGAGCGGTCAGTTCTATCGCGCGGCACACCCGTCTTCATTGCAGCCTCGTCGAAGAATGCACAGGGTGTGCAATGCTCATACGCTGAACCGCTATCCTCCTGAGTCATACTTTTTACGAAGCAAAACAGCCAGAGAATTCCATTCAGTTGAAGAAACCGCAGATTTGTGACCGTCCAACGGGCCTGTAAAAACCGTTCTTCGGAGTGGAGAGGAAGCATGCATGCCTCCTCCGTCAACTCAGGGATACCAGGGTTTCTCCCTCCATCTAAAAACATACCACAGCTGCAGCGACTGGTTTATTTCCTCGGTTTGACCTTATAGCGTCTTGAAGGCTGGAGCGAAGAGGAACTCCACAGTTCCTTTGCAAATTCTTGAGCACCGTCCAGTGGCGCTAACTCGTGGGAGGCCTGTCGCCGAGATGGGCGACCTGctttccgccgcgctgcagtgTCTGCGAAGCAATACTACACGTCTCCCTAAGATGCACGCACAAGTGGAAGCCCTCCCTGCGTAAAAAATACGTCCCTGGGCAGAGCCGCCGTCGCAGTCTCCACGCAATCGAAGGAGTCGTTCTGAGGGCCTCGTTACGACGGTATCGTCCCTCGACCTCATAAGAAGCCTCGATAGCTTCGCCGAGTGCGCAGTGCATCAGCAGACGGAGCTCGAAAAATCTGCAAAAGCTAAAAACGAGTTCTGTTTATGCACGTCGTGCCGGCcggtgcggcgcgagccggTATGTGTCGAGGCATTGTCGCTGCACGGCCCACCAACGAAAGTTCAAGAACTCCTGGTCCCCCATGTCTGTGTAAGCGGCTAGAATGTTAGTCTAAACTAATTAGCCTGTTAGACTACCAAACCATCACGCATCCGCAAAGGGGCTTCCTGTTGCAGGCGTATACACTGTCTGCGTAGCGATGGGAAATGCAGAGTACCACAAAGAAATCCACTTCGCACAAGAGCGTCCCGCGGTCTCACCAGTGCTCTTGGAGTAGAAAGCGACGGTAGAAGTATCCGGTACTACATAACAGTGTCACTCAGTGTCAATGAATTATGACGCAGTCCCCAACGGTGAATGTGTTGGCAGCATGTTTAAAAGCATATGTGCTATGCAGCGTGAACATTGTGTTGTGCCTCGCTCCTTGTTCAAAGCTTGTCGTTTGCACTGACACGTCTGTACGGTGTCCCACTGCCCTGCGTCGTTTGCGCCATCACAGGCTTTGCTCCTACGGAGGACAATCACTCCAGGGTAAACACACCGTGCGATCAAGAAATCAACACACATAGTCGCACACCACCTTGAGGAACGACACACGACCATCACCCTTTTCTTTGCCGTCGCAAACTCCCCACTTCATGAGGAGGCACACACCGCTGCATGCTGCGTTCCGTATCATGGGTGTTCATGGTCAAGGAGGGCGGCTGGTGAGCTGCGTCGCTACCGTAGGCTTAGTCTCCCTTCCCATCGTATCATCGGTAACCGTGTAACTTATCAAAACATAGTTGCTACAACATTATTTCGTGTTCCTTCATTGAGAAGAACACTACAATTGTCTCAAAATCAACCTCGCTCTCGCACTGAGCCCTCCCCCGAACTTCGTTGCCCATATTGGTAATCCGACTTCGGTAAAGATGATCACTGACAAGAATCTGTACGTTGTCGCCCCACCGGAACTAGTGAACCCCGACTCGGAGGACTGTCCTTCCTGTAGGATATCACCAAGGTGTAAGTTTAAGTTCTTTTGCCGTTGCAACAAAGGTTACCAGTCGCCTGAATCCCGCCAAGATACATCACCCACCGGGGGGGGCGCAAGTCACGCTGTTTCTTTGGGTGGCGTTGTTCACCATCCTGCTTCATGGGCAtggcgcctgtctctgccaAGGAAGCTTCCGCTGCCTAAGCTGTTTACCGGTCGTGTTGCATCAGCATACGCTCAGCATGGCccccgcgcgcttcctctcccACATAGTCAGGAAAGGGCGACTGCGTCGCCCCTCTTTGCTTCGACGTTCGCTCAGTTGCATTGACGTGACACAACAGGAAGGTGCTATGTGGGTGGCCAATGTTTGTAGCCCCAGGCGTGCACTGTTGTACAGGCAATACTTCTAGCTGGTTTGTCTAGCTGGTGTGTGATAGCACTAGACATGTGCAACAGTGTGGATCTCAGCGTTCGTGCACATGgctccgctgcgcagctcaCGTGGTTTTCTGAAAGCGAGAGGGCCTGTCTCCCCCGAGGCTCTGATGTCGTCACTTCGGCTCCCCACACACTCAATCAAATCTTGCGGAACAGGGGCCGGTCACGCACAAAAGTGGGCGTTCCTGTTGTAAGTGATTGTTACGCGCGAGCAGGTCCCGACTGTGTAGATGGGTCTGCTCCGCTCACGGTGCCGCACGACGAGTACGCTCGGGCGTCAGCACGACGCCAGGCTGTTTAGGGAAGCAGCGGGGTATCTGGAGACCTCTCGTCTCCAGCGCGGTCCGTGCTAGATATTAGCAGTGGCTCTACTGGCCCTTTCGAGCCCCCACGGCGCGTGGTGGGGCTTCGAGGGAGAAATGTTTGGTTCTGCAACTTGCTACAGAAGTGTCTCATACCCTTCTGTGCGTGCAGGTCAGTCCGAAGCCCGAGAGGTGGTGGACCCGGAAGAAATCGAGGCTTTTGTCAAGCATGTCGAAACTGTCAATCGACACCAGCCTGAGTTCCTTCAGGCATTCCATGAAGTATTCGACTCTGTCGAGCCAGTTCTTCGCTCGAACCCTAACTACCTCCGAGCTTTCAGAGTTATCGTTGAGCCTGAGAGATGCATCACCTTCCGAGTTCCTTGGGTCGATGACAAAGGAAAACAAGTGCGTTACAACTTGCGAAGCACCGCGCCCTGTCGCTGTAGATGGCAgcgtgtttttctcttttcctgCTGCACTCTAGGGGAGCCTGTGTGAGCTGTATACGCATGGCACACCCCTGTCTAAGTGCAGGTGAAACCTGTCGCCCAGGTTCACTGGCAAAGACAGTTCGCCGTGCCCTGAGGGTCACCACACCGCTCTCGATCGCCACTTGCGTTCCTGAAGCATACGCAGTTGCCGGTAACATCGTGGATGTTTATAAACGTGAAGGTTATTGTAAGGGTCGTGCTGCACCCCTCCTTTGTGTCGTGCACCGGAGCACTTCCGACGACGCTTGCAACCTAGTTGTCCTCCGTGCTTCTTTAAACTGACAGTTGGTTCTGCTTTTGAATGGAGCACGCCTATACGGATCTGCATCTGTTAATCACTAAAGGAACGCGTTGTAAGACGACATATCCAGCGCGCACAGGAGCCTCGTGAGTATCTGCTTCCGTATTAATTTCAGCACGTTTCCCGGGGCTATCGGGTTCAGTACAGCTCGGCGGCAGGACCGTACAAAGGAGGCCTTCGATTTCATCCGTCAGTCACTCTGTCAGTGATGAAATTTCTCGGCTTCGAGCAAATCTTCAAGAACAGTCTGACTGGCTTGTCAATTGGTGGCGCCAAAGGCGGTTCTGACTTTGATCCGAAGGGACGCAGCGACAATGAAGTGATGCGTTTCTGCCAAGTGAGTAATAAAAACAAGTTGTGATACAGTTACCGTTTGTGTGAACGCTATTGCGGGGACAATCAGCGAAAGATACATTTTTATGTGCGCGTCGGTCGGCGCCGCTGTATCGGCCTCTTCAACCCGTGGTGTGACACTTCATCCGCttctgccgcctgcagggGAGGCCTAGACTCCTGACTTGCAGAGACAAAGCTCACCGTCCAGTGCATCCCGTAGTCCTCGATCAGTCGTTTTATTCTTGCGCAAGGGGTTCGCTATATTCGTCTGCTTGTCGCAGAAGATAATCCCTCGAAGGGGCGGATTCCTACGGAGCAGGGGGGCGAGGAGGTATCATGGCGCAAGGTGTTATCATTCAACTCATTTGTTAAGGCGGGATTGATGCTTCGTCCACTGCAGGCTTTCATGACGGAGCTCAGCAGATATCTCGGTCCGAACCGTGATGTGCCGGCCGGTGACATCGGCGTTGGAGCTCGAGAAATAGGTTACCTCTTCGGTCAATACAAGCTCTTGAAAGCTGGCCAGTTTGAGGGGGCGATTACGGGGAAAGACAAAAACTGGGGAGGCTCAGAAATGCGGCCGGAGGCTACTGGATACGGGTGCGTGTACTTTGTTCTCGAGCTCCTCAAGGCGCAGCAAGTGAGTCTGAATTATCTCCAACAGCCTCTGACACGGTCGAGTTACCGCAGGACCGTTCCTGCACGAGTGAGGCGTCGATATTGGAGCTTCTGACAAAAACTCAGTAATCTGCCACAATCGACGCACCGCAGAGCTTGGTAAAGCAAAAGGTCGAACGTGGAATCAAAGCGCGGTGCCACCAGGTGACTCCGACTGCTGCGCCACTTTCATTTTGGGTATGTGCTGGTCGCTGTGTACATTATTTCCC contains:
- a CDS encoding NADP-specific glutamate dehydrogenase (encoded by transcript BESB_011300) — translated: MITDKNLYVVAPPELVNPDSEDCPSCRISPRCQSEAREVVDPEEIEAFVKHVETVNRHQPEFLQAFHEVFDSVEPVLRSNPNYLRAFRVIVEPERCITFRVPWVDDKGKQHVSRGYRVQYSSAAGPYKGGLRFHPSVTLSVMKFLGFEQIFKNSLTGLSIGGAKGGSDFDPKGRSDNEVMRFCQAFMTELSRYLGPNRDVPAGDIGVGAREIGYLFGQYKLLKAGQFEGAITGKDKNWGGSEMRPEATGYGCVYFVLELLKAQQKEGVKGMRCAISGSGNVALYAGLKLASLGAIVMTFSDSSGYIVNQNGFSLEQIKQLKAMKEANTSSRVSEFATKHSSVTFVKEKRVWEVPCEIAFPCATQNEISEKDAKRLISNGCKIVAEGANMPTTRDASKLFKQHGVVLCPGKAANAGGVAVSGLEMSQNAMRIEWTKEVVNEKLQQIMASIFDKCRSYAAEFGENEFDLVKGANIAGFVKVADCVIDQGYI